From one Streptomyces sp. N50 genomic stretch:
- the fusA gene encoding elongation factor G — translation MESTFERPWAVRTERPLTTPLSAVRNLGILAHVDAGKTTVTERFLYLTGTTHKRGEVHDGTTVTDFDPQERDRGITIFAAAVTCAWDGHRINLIDTPGHVDFADEVERSLRVLDGAIAVFDAVAGVEPQSESVWRQADRYGVPRIAFVNKLDRAGADLDTAVASIRERLHPAPLVVQLPIGTEDGFTGVVDLLRMRALVWTDGSDTPAELPVPEGLLAAARRRRRLLEEAVAELHAGALEEFYDGSALSAETLSSALRDLTRTGDGVVVLCGSAYRNRGIEPLLDAVVAYLPSPSDVPAVRGTDGDGGEQERAADPQVPLAALAFKVSATATGRLTYLRIYSGTIEKGDTVWDPGARRTERIGRILRVQADRHERLDRAIAGDIVAVVGLKSARAGSTLCAPDAPLVLEPPAVADPVVSVAVEARRSTDTDRLASALARLAEEDPSLAVRTDAETGQTVLSGMGELHLEVAVEKIRQATGVDVNVGRPRVAYRETVVRGVSGLVFRHVKQDGGSGQFAHVVLDVEPLDGLGFEFRSAVVGGRVPQEYVRSVEAGCRDALAEGPIGGFPVTGLRVTLTDGATHVKDSSEQAFRTAGRLGLREALRACTAVLLEPVVEVTVTVPEDAVGGVLGDLAARRGRVTGSTTRTGSAIVTATVPLAELFGYATRLRSRTQGRGTFTARPTGYAPAPNAVTVR, via the coding sequence ATGGAATCCACTTTCGAAAGGCCATGGGCCGTGCGCACCGAACGCCCTCTCACCACTCCGCTCTCCGCCGTCCGCAACCTGGGCATCCTCGCCCACGTCGACGCCGGCAAGACCACCGTCACCGAGCGGTTCCTCTACCTCACCGGCACCACCCACAAGCGCGGTGAGGTCCACGACGGAACGACCGTCACCGACTTCGACCCCCAGGAGCGCGACCGTGGGATCACCATCTTCGCCGCGGCCGTCACCTGCGCCTGGGACGGTCACCGGATCAACCTGATCGACACCCCGGGCCACGTCGACTTCGCCGACGAGGTGGAACGGTCCCTGCGCGTCCTCGACGGCGCGATCGCCGTGTTCGACGCCGTCGCGGGCGTCGAGCCGCAGAGCGAGTCGGTGTGGCGCCAGGCCGACCGGTACGGCGTCCCGCGCATCGCCTTCGTCAACAAGCTGGACCGCGCGGGCGCCGACCTCGACACGGCCGTCGCCTCGATCCGGGAACGGCTCCATCCGGCGCCGCTGGTGGTGCAGTTGCCGATCGGCACGGAGGACGGCTTCACGGGTGTCGTCGATCTGCTCCGGATGCGTGCCCTGGTGTGGACCGACGGCAGTGACACACCTGCGGAACTCCCGGTCCCGGAAGGCCTGTTGGCGGCGGCGCGGCGGCGCAGACGGCTGCTGGAGGAGGCGGTGGCGGAGCTGCACGCCGGTGCGCTGGAGGAGTTCTACGACGGATCGGCCCTGTCCGCCGAGACGTTGAGCTCCGCCCTGCGCGACCTCACCCGCACCGGCGACGGCGTGGTCGTGCTGTGCGGCTCGGCCTACCGCAACCGCGGCATCGAGCCGCTGCTGGACGCCGTAGTGGCGTATCTGCCGTCGCCGTCGGACGTTCCGGCGGTGCGGGGGACGGACGGCGACGGCGGCGAGCAGGAGCGGGCGGCGGATCCTCAAGTGCCGCTGGCCGCACTGGCGTTCAAGGTGAGTGCGACCGCGACCGGGCGGCTGACGTACCTGCGGATCTATTCGGGCACGATCGAGAAGGGAGACACGGTGTGGGACCCGGGCGCGCGGCGCACCGAGCGGATCGGGCGCATCCTGCGGGTGCAGGCCGACCGGCACGAACGGTTGGACCGGGCCATCGCCGGGGACATCGTCGCCGTGGTCGGACTGAAGTCGGCCCGCGCCGGTTCGACGCTGTGCGCACCGGACGCCCCGCTCGTCCTCGAACCGCCCGCGGTCGCCGACCCGGTGGTCTCGGTGGCGGTCGAGGCGCGCAGGAGCACCGACACCGACCGGTTGGCGTCGGCGCTCGCCCGACTGGCCGAGGAGGACCCGTCGTTGGCCGTCCGCACCGACGCCGAGACCGGCCAGACGGTCCTGTCCGGCATGGGCGAACTGCACCTGGAGGTCGCGGTGGAGAAGATCCGCCAGGCCACGGGTGTGGACGTCAACGTCGGCCGCCCCAGGGTCGCTTACCGCGAGACGGTCGTGCGCGGGGTGTCCGGACTGGTCTTCCGGCACGTCAAACAGGACGGCGGATCAGGCCAGTTCGCGCATGTCGTGCTCGACGTCGAACCGCTGGACGGCCTCGGCTTCGAGTTCCGCTCGGCGGTTGTGGGCGGACGCGTGCCGCAGGAGTACGTCCGCTCGGTGGAGGCCGGGTGCCGTGACGCCCTCGCCGAGGGGCCGATCGGCGGCTTCCCGGTGACCGGGCTGCGCGTGACGCTGACCGACGGGGCGACCCATGTGAAGGACTCGTCGGAGCAGGCGTTCCGCACGGCCGGCCGCCTCGGCCTGCGCGAAGCCCTGCGCGCCTGTACGGCGGTCCTCCTCGAACCGGTCGTCGAGGTCACCGTCACCGTGCCCGAGGACGCGGTCGGCGGCGTGCTCGGCGACCTGGCCGCCCGGCGCGGCCGTGTCACCGGCTCGACGACGCGCACGGGTTCGGCGATCGTCACGGCTACCGTGCCGCTGGCCGAACTCTTCGGCTACGCAACGCGGTTGCGCAGCCGGACCCAGGGCCGGGGGACGTTCACCGCCCGGCCGACGGGGTACGCCCCGGCGCCGAACGCGGTGACCGTCCGGTGA
- a CDS encoding coagulation factor 5/8 type domain-containing protein gives MSSVPRRTVLGAAAAVSALAALPTPASAAPTTPAANKPLATLPGGGDLGPNVIVFDPSTAGIQAKLDQIFAQQETAQFGTGRYQLLFKPGTYSGLNAQLGFYTSISGLGLSPDDTTINGDITVDAGWFNGNATQNFWRSAENLALVPVSGTNRWAVAQAAPFRRMHVRGSLNLSPNGYGWASGGYIADSRIDGQVQPYSQQQWYTRDSAIGSWLNGVWNMVFSGVQGAPAQGFPNPVYTTLATTPVSREKPFLYLNGTEYRVFLPEKRTNASGVTWGNGTPRGTSLSLSQFYVAKPGVTAATLNQALTQGLHLLLTPGIYHLDQPIQVNRANTVVLGLGYATLVPDNGVTALKTADVDGVRLAGFLIDAGTVNSNTLLEVGPSGTTTDHSANPTTVQDVFVRIGGAGAGKATTSMVINNRHTIVDHTWLWRADHGTGIGWDTNRADYGLVVGGADVLATGLFVEHFNKYDVQWNGERGRTIFFQNEKAYDAPNQAAIQNGSIKGYAAYKVADSVTVHEGWGLGSYCYYNVAPTIVQHNGFAAPNRSGVKFHDLLVVSLGGQGQYEHVINETGSPTSGTSTVPSTVVSYP, from the coding sequence ATGTCCTCAGTTCCCCGCAGAACCGTTCTCGGTGCGGCCGCGGCCGTGTCCGCGCTGGCAGCACTGCCGACCCCCGCCTCCGCCGCCCCCACGACTCCCGCCGCGAACAAGCCACTTGCCACCCTGCCGGGCGGCGGCGATCTCGGCCCCAACGTGATCGTCTTCGACCCGTCCACCGCCGGCATCCAGGCGAAGCTCGACCAGATCTTCGCCCAGCAGGAGACGGCCCAGTTCGGCACCGGCCGCTACCAACTGCTGTTCAAGCCGGGCACGTACAGCGGGCTCAACGCCCAACTCGGCTTCTACACCTCGATCTCCGGCCTCGGCCTCTCCCCCGACGACACCACGATCAACGGTGACATCACGGTCGACGCCGGCTGGTTCAACGGCAACGCCACGCAGAACTTCTGGCGTTCGGCGGAGAACCTCGCGCTGGTCCCCGTCAGCGGTACGAACAGGTGGGCCGTGGCTCAGGCGGCCCCCTTCCGTCGTATGCATGTGCGCGGCAGCCTCAACCTCTCCCCGAACGGCTACGGCTGGGCCAGCGGCGGCTACATCGCCGACAGCCGGATCGACGGCCAGGTCCAGCCGTACTCGCAGCAGCAGTGGTACACCCGCGACAGCGCGATCGGCAGCTGGCTCAACGGCGTCTGGAACATGGTCTTCTCAGGCGTCCAGGGCGCACCGGCACAGGGCTTCCCGAACCCGGTGTACACCACCCTCGCCACGACACCCGTCTCCCGCGAGAAGCCCTTCCTGTACCTGAACGGCACCGAGTACCGCGTCTTCCTCCCCGAGAAGCGCACCAACGCGAGCGGCGTGACCTGGGGCAACGGCACACCGCGCGGCACCTCGCTGTCCCTGTCCCAGTTCTACGTCGCGAAGCCGGGCGTCACGGCGGCCACCCTCAACCAGGCGCTCACCCAGGGACTTCACCTCCTGCTGACCCCGGGCATCTACCACCTGGACCAGCCGATCCAGGTGAACCGCGCCAACACCGTTGTCCTGGGCCTGGGTTACGCAACTCTCGTCCCCGACAACGGAGTTACGGCCCTCAAGACCGCCGACGTCGACGGCGTACGGCTGGCCGGGTTCCTGATCGACGCGGGCACGGTCAACTCGAACACCCTGCTGGAAGTTGGCCCGTCAGGCACGACGACGGACCACTCGGCCAACCCGACCACCGTGCAGGACGTGTTCGTCCGCATCGGCGGCGCGGGCGCGGGCAAGGCCACCACCAGCATGGTCATCAACAACCGCCACACCATCGTCGACCACACCTGGCTCTGGCGCGCCGACCACGGCACGGGCATCGGCTGGGACACCAACCGGGCCGACTACGGCCTCGTCGTGGGCGGCGCGGACGTGCTGGCCACCGGCCTGTTCGTCGAGCACTTCAACAAGTACGACGTGCAGTGGAACGGCGAGCGGGGCCGCACGATCTTCTTCCAGAACGAGAAGGCGTACGACGCCCCGAACCAGGCCGCGATCCAGAACGGCTCGATCAAGGGCTACGCCGCGTACAAGGTCGCCGACAGCGTGACCGTGCACGAGGGCTGGGGCCTGGGCAGTTACTGCTACTACAACGTCGCCCCGACGATCGTCCAGCACAACGGCTTCGCCGCCCCGAACCGTTCGGGCGTGAAGTTCCACGACCTGCTCGTCGTCTCGCTCGGCGGCCAGGGCCAGTACGAACACGTCATCAACGAGACGGGCTCCCCGACTTCGGGCACGTCGACCGTGCCGTCCACGGTGGTCTCGTACCCCTGA
- a CDS encoding sugar ABC transporter substrate-binding protein, giving the protein MRSIRAAAVGAVTMSLALAATACGGGSSTGGGSNDSPKTLTYWASNQGASIAIDKKVLQPELDKFKKQTGITVKLEVVPWSDLLNRILTATTSGQGPDVLNIGNTWSASLQATGAFLPWSTANFAKIGGKDRFVDSALGSTGATGKDPAAVPLYSMAYALYYNKQIFADASISQPPATWAELVADGKKIQAKGKQVLGAEGANVSENIHHAFVFAKQHGADFFTADGKADFTNDGVVAAVKQYVDLMATDKVIPVGNAEYAQNQSVSDFAKGKTAMLMWQSASANLKSQGMSDSSYGIAPIPVQSGTPGTGAQTNSMVAGINLAVFKNTDNLDGSTKFVKFMTSDAEQKILNTAYSSIPPVKTAQEDTAFNTPANAVLKDTLAKSAAALPQVADESQFETAVGTAVKDLFADAAAGRAVTTASVKAELEKAQQQMPAK; this is encoded by the coding sequence ATGCGCAGCATCCGAGCCGCGGCCGTAGGCGCCGTCACCATGTCACTCGCCCTTGCGGCCACGGCCTGCGGAGGCGGTTCGTCCACGGGTGGGGGATCCAACGACTCGCCCAAGACGCTCACCTACTGGGCCTCCAACCAGGGCGCCAGCATCGCGATCGACAAGAAGGTCCTCCAGCCCGAACTCGACAAGTTCAAGAAGCAGACCGGCATCACGGTGAAGCTGGAGGTCGTGCCCTGGTCCGACCTGCTCAACCGGATCCTCACGGCGACGACTTCCGGCCAGGGCCCCGACGTCCTGAACATCGGCAACACCTGGAGTGCCTCGCTGCAGGCCACCGGCGCCTTCCTGCCGTGGAGCACGGCCAACTTCGCGAAGATCGGCGGCAAGGACCGCTTCGTCGACTCGGCGCTCGGCTCCACCGGCGCCACCGGCAAGGACCCGGCCGCCGTCCCGCTGTACTCGATGGCGTACGCGCTTTACTACAACAAGCAGATATTCGCCGACGCCAGTATCTCCCAACCGCCCGCCACCTGGGCCGAGTTGGTGGCCGACGGCAAGAAGATCCAGGCGAAGGGCAAGCAGGTGCTCGGCGCCGAGGGCGCCAACGTCTCCGAGAACATCCACCACGCCTTCGTCTTCGCCAAGCAGCACGGCGCGGACTTCTTCACCGCCGACGGCAAGGCCGACTTCACCAACGACGGTGTCGTGGCGGCGGTCAAGCAGTACGTCGACCTGATGGCCACGGACAAGGTCATCCCGGTCGGCAACGCCGAGTACGCGCAGAACCAGTCCGTCAGCGACTTCGCCAAGGGCAAGACGGCGATGCTGATGTGGCAGTCGGCGTCCGCCAACCTCAAGTCGCAGGGCATGAGCGACAGTTCGTACGGCATCGCCCCGATCCCCGTGCAGTCCGGCACCCCGGGCACCGGCGCGCAGACCAACTCGATGGTGGCCGGCATCAACCTCGCCGTCTTCAAGAACACGGACAACCTGGACGGTTCCACCAAGTTCGTGAAGTTCATGACGAGCGACGCCGAGCAGAAGATCCTCAACACGGCGTACAGCTCCATCCCGCCGGTGAAGACCGCGCAGGAGGACACCGCGTTCAACACCCCCGCGAACGCCGTCCTCAAGGACACCCTCGCCAAGAGCGCCGCCGCGCTCCCGCAGGTCGCCGACGAGTCCCAGTTCGAGACGGCGGTCGGCACGGCCGTCAAGGACCTGTTCGCCGACGCCGCCGCGGGACGCGCGGTGACGACCGCGTCGGTCAAGGCGGAGCTCGAAAAGGCTCAGCAGCAGATGCCGGCGAAGTGA
- a CDS encoding sugar ABC transporter permease has protein sequence MTSTVTPEAAERKDTSATAAPGPRRRRTDRIRRIGLPYLLLLPALILELLVHLVPMVIGIVMSFKELTQFYIRDWGTAPWTGFGNYKVSVDFSAPVGKALLHSFFVTVVFTLLSVAFCWLLGTVTAIYMQDNFRGRGLLRALFLIPYALPVYAAVITWVFMFQHDNGLVNHVLHDQLHITSKPSFWLIGDNSFYALLIVHVWKGWPFAFLIVMAGLQNIPKELYEAASIDGAGLLQQIRRITLPSLRPVNQVLVLVLFLWTFNDFNTPYVLFGRSAPEAADLISVHIYQASFVTWNFGTGSAMSVLLLLFLLVVTGVYLVITSRGRRSADV, from the coding sequence GTGACGAGCACTGTCACCCCGGAGGCCGCCGAGCGGAAGGACACTTCCGCCACGGCGGCCCCCGGGCCGCGCCGCCGCCGTACCGATCGGATCCGCCGGATCGGACTGCCGTATCTGCTGCTCCTGCCCGCCCTGATCCTCGAACTCCTGGTCCACCTGGTGCCGATGGTCATCGGCATCGTCATGAGCTTCAAGGAGCTCACCCAGTTCTACATCCGCGACTGGGGCACCGCTCCTTGGACCGGTTTCGGCAACTACAAGGTCTCGGTGGACTTCAGCGCCCCCGTCGGCAAGGCGCTGCTCCACTCCTTCTTCGTCACCGTCGTCTTCACCCTGCTGTCCGTCGCGTTCTGCTGGCTGCTCGGCACCGTCACCGCGATCTACATGCAGGACAACTTCCGCGGCCGGGGCCTCTTGAGAGCGCTCTTCCTCATCCCGTACGCGCTGCCGGTCTACGCGGCCGTCATCACCTGGGTCTTCATGTTCCAGCACGACAACGGCCTGGTGAACCACGTCCTGCACGACCAACTCCACATCACCAGCAAGCCGTCGTTCTGGCTGATCGGCGACAACAGCTTCTACGCGCTGCTGATCGTGCACGTGTGGAAGGGCTGGCCGTTCGCCTTCCTCATCGTCATGGCCGGTCTGCAGAACATCCCCAAGGAGCTGTACGAGGCCGCGTCGATCGACGGCGCCGGCCTGTTGCAGCAGATCCGCCGCATCACCTTGCCGTCGCTGCGCCCGGTCAACCAGGTGCTGGTCCTCGTCCTGTTCCTGTGGACGTTCAACGACTTCAACACGCCGTATGTCCTCTTCGGCAGGTCGGCACCCGAAGCCGCGGACCTCATCTCGGTGCACATCTACCAGGCCTCGTTCGTCACTTGGAACTTCGGCACCGGCTCGGCGATGTCGGTCCTGCTGCTCCTGTTCCTGCTCGTCGTCACCGGCGTGTACCTGGTGATCACCTCTCGCGGACGGAGGTCGGCCGATGTCTAG
- a CDS encoding carbohydrate ABC transporter permease, whose product MAPPRSFIWSRRIFLTLLAGFVLVPVYVMLSSSLKPLSDVTGKFRWLPSGLTIRPYIDIWSTVPLAKYFMNSLIVSVAATLCSVVIAVFAAYAVSRYEFRGKRVFTVTVLSTQMFPGILFLLPLFLLYVNIGNATGIALFGSRGGLILTYLTFSLPFSIWMLIGYFDSVPRDLDEAALVDGCGPLGALLRVVVPAAIPGIVAVAVYAFMTAWGEVLFASVMTNDSTRTLAVGLQGYSTLNDVYWNQIMAASLVVSVPVVAGFLLLQRYLVAGLTAGAVK is encoded by the coding sequence ATGGCCCCGCCCCGCTCCTTCATCTGGTCGCGGCGGATCTTCCTCACCCTGCTCGCCGGCTTCGTCCTGGTGCCGGTGTACGTCATGCTCTCCAGCTCCCTGAAACCGCTCTCGGACGTCACGGGCAAGTTCCGCTGGCTGCCGAGCGGTCTCACGATCCGCCCGTACATCGACATCTGGTCGACGGTCCCGCTCGCGAAGTACTTCATGAACTCGCTGATCGTGTCCGTCGCCGCCACGCTCTGCTCGGTGGTGATCGCGGTCTTCGCCGCGTACGCCGTCAGCCGCTACGAGTTCCGCGGCAAGCGCGTCTTCACGGTCACCGTCCTGTCCACGCAGATGTTCCCGGGCATCCTGTTCCTCCTCCCGCTGTTCCTCCTCTACGTCAACATCGGCAACGCCACGGGCATCGCCCTGTTCGGCTCGCGCGGCGGCCTGATCCTGACGTATCTCACCTTCTCGCTCCCGTTCTCCATCTGGATGCTGATCGGCTACTTCGACTCCGTGCCAAGGGACTTGGACGAGGCGGCGCTGGTCGACGGCTGCGGACCGCTCGGCGCACTGCTGCGTGTCGTCGTGCCGGCCGCGATCCCCGGCATCGTCGCGGTCGCCGTCTACGCCTTCATGACCGCGTGGGGAGAAGTCCTCTTCGCCTCCGTCATGACCAACGACTCGACCCGCACGCTCGCCGTCGGACTCCAGGGCTACTCCACGCTCAACGACGTGTACTGGAACCAGATCATGGCCGCCTCGCTGGTCGTCAGCGTGCCTGTGGTCGCCGGCTTCCTGCTGCTGCAGCGCTATCTCGTCGCCGGGCTGACGGCGGGCGCCGTCAAGTGA
- a CDS encoding GH1 family beta-glucosidase: MTIDFAALPHDFLWGTATAAYQIEGAVAEDGRAPSIWDTFSHTPGKIANNDNGDVACDHYHRWREDIGLMGQLGANAYRLSIAWPRVIPGGDGPTNPKGLAFYDELVDGLLEAGITPSVTLYHWDLPQALQDRGGWPERATAEHFAAYASVMAERLGDRVTHWTTLNEPSCSAWIGHLEGKMAPGWTDLTAAVRASYHLLLGHGLAAQAIRAAAPNAQVGIVNNLSTVYPASDRDEDVQAARRQDGHVNRWWLDPTHGRGFPADMVETYGVELPEQPGDLATIAAPLDWLGLNYYFPATVADDPTGPAPYTRAVRRLGVPRTGMDWEIDASGIETLLLRLTEEYDPRRIYVTENGSSFPDVVRPDGTVDDPERQDYLVQHLAACASAARKGAPLAGYFAWSLLDNFEWAYGYEKRFGLVHVDYETQVRTIKGSGRRYADIIRDHRSRARRAA; the protein is encoded by the coding sequence GTGACCATCGACTTCGCCGCACTCCCGCACGACTTCCTGTGGGGCACGGCCACCGCGGCGTACCAGATCGAGGGAGCCGTCGCCGAGGACGGACGCGCGCCGTCGATCTGGGACACCTTCTCGCACACTCCCGGAAAGATCGCGAACAACGACAACGGCGACGTCGCCTGCGACCACTACCACCGCTGGCGCGAGGACATCGGCCTGATGGGCCAACTCGGCGCCAACGCCTACCGGTTGTCGATCGCCTGGCCCCGCGTCATCCCCGGCGGCGACGGCCCGACGAACCCCAAGGGACTCGCGTTCTACGACGAGTTGGTGGACGGACTCCTGGAGGCGGGCATCACCCCCTCCGTCACCCTCTACCACTGGGACCTGCCCCAGGCCCTCCAGGACCGCGGCGGCTGGCCCGAACGCGCCACCGCCGAGCACTTCGCCGCGTACGCCTCGGTCATGGCCGAACGCCTCGGCGACCGCGTCACCCACTGGACGACCCTCAACGAGCCCTCCTGCTCGGCCTGGATCGGCCACCTCGAAGGCAAGATGGCCCCGGGTTGGACCGATCTGACGGCCGCCGTCCGCGCCTCCTACCACCTCCTGCTGGGCCACGGCCTCGCCGCCCAGGCGATCCGCGCCGCCGCCCCGAACGCCCAGGTCGGCATCGTCAACAACCTCTCCACGGTGTACCCCGCCAGCGACCGCGACGAGGACGTCCAGGCCGCCCGCCGACAGGACGGCCACGTCAACCGCTGGTGGCTCGACCCGACCCACGGCCGCGGCTTCCCGGCGGACATGGTCGAGACGTACGGCGTCGAACTCCCGGAACAGCCGGGCGACTTGGCGACCATCGCGGCCCCGCTCGACTGGCTCGGCCTGAACTACTACTTCCCGGCGACCGTCGCCGACGACCCCACCGGCCCCGCCCCCTATACCCGCGCCGTGCGCCGCCTCGGCGTCCCGCGCACCGGCATGGACTGGGAGATCGACGCGTCCGGCATCGAGACCCTGCTGCTGCGCCTCACCGAGGAGTACGACCCCCGCAGGATCTACGTCACCGAGAACGGTTCCTCGTTCCCCGACGTCGTCCGCCCCGACGGCACCGTCGACGACCCGGAGCGTCAGGACTACCTGGTCCAGCACCTCGCCGCCTGCGCCTCGGCGGCCCGCAAGGGCGCCCCGCTGGCCGGTTACTTCGCCTGGTCGCTGCTCGACAACTTCGAGTGGGCGTACGGCTACGAGAAGCGTTTTGGACTGGTCCACGTGGACTACGAGACCCAGGTCCGCACGATCAAGGGCTCCGGCCGCCGGTACGCGGACATCATCCGCGACCACCGCAGCCGGGCCCGGCGCGCGGCCTGA
- a CDS encoding discoidin domain-containing protein: protein MPARTLLTALTALALLSATPALAAPAPQAAAAATWDTDRAAAAYAANPAAVTASGSENAGTTPGLAFDGDGATRWSSNFADDAWIRLDLGTTLRIDRVTLDWEAAYGKRYVLEVSRNGTDWTPFYTETAGTGGSVTTSTYPQEVTGRYIRMRGLERSTPYGYSLYSFKVYGGEPAPASTTRTNLALNHPAYSNYYQHNGVSPAYVTDGGWPANLKDDATRWSSDWNADRWVSVDLGATSTIDTVDLYWESAYAVDYLLQVSDDNSTWRTVYEPSAADIAARQANVQAPADATGRHDTVTLPQPVTGRYVRMLGKERRSFYNPAPYTAQFGYSLYEFQVWGTGGSAAAAYPALPGDQSGTYQTTFFDDFTSAALDRSKWRVVRTGTEMGSVNGESQAYVDSTDNVRTQKGELILAAKYCKGCTQAGGGTYDFTSGRIDTNTHVDFSYGKVSARMKLPVGDGFWPAFWLLGSNVDDPSVSWPASGETDIMENIGYPTWTSTALHGPGYSADGNIGARQTYPNGGTADQWHTYAVEWTPTGMRFYVDDALVQETTRNKLESTRGQWVYDHNQYVILNLALGGAYPAGWNQATAPYWGLPQSSVDKVAAGGVQAEVDWVRVEQKK, encoded by the coding sequence ATGCCCGCACGCACCCTGCTCACGGCGCTCACCGCGCTGGCCCTGCTCTCCGCCACCCCGGCCCTCGCGGCCCCCGCCCCGCAGGCCGCGGCCGCCGCGACCTGGGACACCGACCGCGCGGCCGCCGCCTACGCCGCGAACCCGGCCGCCGTCACCGCCTCCGGCAGCGAGAACGCCGGCACCACCCCCGGCCTCGCCTTCGACGGCGACGGTGCGACCCGCTGGTCCAGCAACTTCGCCGACGACGCCTGGATCCGCCTCGACCTCGGCACCACCCTCCGCATCGACCGCGTCACCCTCGACTGGGAGGCGGCCTACGGCAAGAGATACGTCCTGGAGGTCTCCAGGAACGGCACCGACTGGACGCCCTTCTACACGGAGACGGCGGGCACCGGCGGCTCGGTCACCACGAGCACGTACCCCCAGGAGGTGACGGGCCGTTACATCCGCATGCGCGGCTTGGAACGGTCCACGCCCTACGGCTACTCGCTCTACTCCTTCAAGGTCTACGGCGGCGAACCGGCCCCCGCGTCCACGACCCGCACCAACCTCGCCCTGAACCACCCGGCGTACTCCAACTACTACCAGCACAACGGCGTTTCGCCGGCGTACGTCACCGACGGCGGCTGGCCCGCCAACCTCAAGGACGACGCGACCCGCTGGTCCAGCGACTGGAACGCCGACCGCTGGGTCTCGGTGGACCTGGGCGCGACCTCGACGATCGACACGGTCGACCTCTACTGGGAATCGGCGTACGCCGTCGACTACTTGCTCCAGGTCTCGGACGACAACAGCACCTGGCGCACGGTGTACGAACCGTCGGCCGCCGACATCGCCGCCCGCCAGGCCAACGTCCAGGCCCCCGCCGACGCGACCGGCCGCCACGACACCGTCACCCTGCCCCAGCCGGTCACCGGCCGCTACGTCCGCATGCTCGGCAAGGAACGCCGTTCCTTCTACAACCCGGCGCCCTACACGGCCCAATTCGGCTACTCCCTCTACGAGTTCCAGGTCTGGGGCACCGGCGGCAGCGCGGCGGCGGCCTACCCCGCACTCCCCGGCGACCAGTCGGGCACGTACCAGACGACGTTCTTCGACGACTTCACGTCGGCGGCCCTGGACCGCTCCAAGTGGCGGGTGGTGAGGACCGGCACGGAAATGGGCTCGGTCAACGGCGAGTCCCAGGCGTACGTCGACTCCACGGACAACGTCCGTACGCAGAAGGGTGAGTTGATCCTCGCCGCGAAGTACTGCAAGGGCTGCACGCAGGCGGGCGGCGGTACTTACGACTTCACGTCGGGCCGCATCGACACCAACACCCACGTCGACTTCAGCTACGGCAAGGTCAGCGCCCGCATGAAGCTGCCGGTGGGCGACGGGTTCTGGCCCGCCTTCTGGCTGCTCGGCAGCAACGTCGACGACCCGTCGGTCTCCTGGCCGGCCTCCGGCGAGACCGACATCATGGAGAACATCGGCTACCCGACCTGGACGAGCACGGCCCTGCACGGCCCCGGCTACTCCGCCGACGGCAACATCGGCGCCCGCCAGACGTACCCGAACGGCGGCACGGCCGACCAGTGGCACACGTACGCGGTCGAATGGACGCCGACCGGGATGCGCTTCTACGTCGACGACGCCCTCGTCCAGGAGACCACCCGCAACAAGCTCGAATCGACCCGCGGCCAGTGGGTCTACGACCACAACCAGTACGTCATCCTCAACCTCGCCCTGGGCGGCGCCTATCCGGCCGGCTGGAACCAGGCCACCGCGCCGTACTGGGGCCTGCCGCAGTCGAGCGTGGACAAGGTCGCCGCCGGGGGAGTGCAGGCGGAGGTGGACTGGGTGCGGGTGGAGCAGAAGAAGTAA